In Fibrobacter sp. UWR4, a genomic segment contains:
- a CDS encoding LlaJI family restriction endonuclease, with the protein MIQDEIRSRDADDQKFAMRPDTIMWQGDNIFIVDAKFYTGDNLPSSSSISKQIVYGQFVEQKLCNENLRGGATYQDCASIGNKIFNVFLLPYRYECNEGNLNENCEANRNESREPEILEASSTCVEAFRQPC; encoded by the coding sequence TTGATTCAAGACGAAATCCGTTCCCGCGACGCCGATGACCAGAAATTTGCTATGCGCCCAGATACAATCATGTGGCAGGGTGACAACATATTTATTGTTGACGCAAAATTCTACACTGGGGATAATCTCCCCTCATCAAGTTCTATCAGCAAGCAGATTGTGTACGGCCAGTTTGTGGAACAGAAACTGTGTAACGAGAATCTTCGGGGTGGCGCGACTTACCAAGACTGCGCAAGCATTGGTAACAAAATTTTCAATGTATTCTTGTTGCCTTACCGTTACGAATGCAATGAAGGAAACCTTAACGAAAATTGCGAAGCAAATCGCAACGAAAGCCGCGAGCCTGAAATTTTGGAGGCATCATCAACATGTGTGGAAGCATTTAGGCAGCCTTGCTAG